In Euphorbia lathyris chromosome 10, ddEupLath1.1, whole genome shotgun sequence, the DNA window AGTTGATGGCTGGTTTTGGATGCACAAAAAGTGAGGAAGCTATTCCGTGTGGAGTGGATATCAGATAGCATCCTCCTTAACAGTAACTTCAATTCAGTCGGTGGATTGGCAGCGTATTTGGTCTCTTCAAGTGGTCCCGAAGATTAAGAATTGCATATGGCAATTTTCACTGAGTCTCTTCCAACTCTAACAAGCTTAGCCAAATGTCACTACAACTTCGTTAACATCTGTGCGATATGTAATTCTATTGGGGAGGATGAGGAGCATATTTCCTAGCATGCCCGGTTGCTTTAGGAGCCTGGTCAGTGTATTTTGGGGACAACTGAATgaacttaatcaattcttttcAGAATTGGCTAGCTACTGCATTATCACAAGTTACCGGGATGATTTTGGCAGAAATTGCTGCAGTGGTTTTGTCCCTATAGAAACAATTGCAACCGACTCAAATTATCCAGTTCGCAAGGCAAGACCTGGGTGAATGGCAGCAAGCTCATTCACTAACTCAGACGGTAAGTTATTTGTCTATACGTGGAAAGCggacttttttattttttaattgttcTCTTTTCATATTTAAGTCAATaaagttttgttttgttttgataaataaataaaaataaaataaaatagaatgaaaaactCAACTCATTAAACTTTTTACACCCCCAAATCAGTAAAATTTTCTGACCGCCTTCCTTCCTGGAAGAATCCCATAAGAGCAATCATATCAATTGGGAGCTTCTAGTggtaagagagagaaagggctATGTACAATTAGCCAAATTTTCACTTCCCCTGAATTTTGCTCTCTTTTTGTCTGCAACGCCGGTATAACCAGTCTTATCTCATCTGCACATCTCAACATGGTCGATCTATTTGATTAATTTTGGATTATTGATTTATTTGTGGAAATTGTTTTTCATTCCTATTTCTCTCAATTAGCTGATTCAAATTGAAATCTATTATGATAGAGGAAACAGCATGAGGAGTTTGAAGGAGGAAGAAGGGTTGAGGGAcaaatatgtaatttcaaaccTTTTTAAAAATCCAACATTTCCTCATCTTTTTCATCCTTTTTAAAGGCCTCATTTTTACACAGAATTAACAAGTTGAAGTGGCTAATGGAATATTCGTGCATTGACGGCCAAAATAACCAAAATAAACAAATTTAGAGTTGAAAAACAGCTGCTTATAACTATTTCGAAACCAAAATCAGCTAACTTTTACGAGCACAAGCTACTAGTAATAATAGATATAAACAATTGAACCATACATACATGCTCTAAACTACAAAATGTAAAACCAAACAGATCATCGACCTATCTGAGAGATGCCATATATATAATGCTCAACTATAGAACCTTAATCAAATACTTAATACCTGAGTacaattggataaatttgaccCACAATCATTATCAGATTAGTCAGATAGGTAAGGTTTATTTCCGTCAACATATCAGCAGTTCTGTTTCCtacaataaaaagaaaagtataagtTTCGATTTATCTCTAACAATTGTATGCTTATTTCATTTCGGCAGTTTTTGTGTCCAGCTTAACCAACAAAATAATGAACCCCGTCAATTAGGCTTCGTACATTTACCTCCTGAACTTGGCTCAAAAAACCGATTGACTCACTTTAAGAGACTTGATTTGGACAAAGTAAGGGGCATAATAGAACGGTGTAAGCAAGTTTAAGAAGTCAATAAGTCACTTTAACTTCAGGAAGCTAACAAACCACTTTGTAATTTGTAAATTCGGAAAGTCAATCAGTTTTTAAGACCAAGTTCCAGTGACCTCTAATGTATTATTAAGGTCCAGCATATCTGACACAACACCATCAAATAAACACccacaaaagaaaacaaactaCAAAAACAGAAAATGATCCTTGAATGAAATTTAAGAAACAATTTCAAATAAGTTGATAGATTTAATTCTCCAAAATACCTAAAGttgaaaatttaataatatatatgaaaGTTGCAAAAGGAAAGTAAGAAAAAACTACTAGCTTCATACTTTTCATGGTGCAATTTCAATTCATTGTTTTTGTTCTAGCTCAATTTTATCCTTTTTCAAGATATTTCATCGGTTTATTAATCAAACATCAAACTTATTTGATAATCACTTTATCGGTCACCATTAGATTAGAATTCTAATGTGGAAAAATTTATAGCCttatttaattagttaatttcTCCACCCTAGAATTCTAATTTAGTGGTCATTGATTAGGTGAACATTACTGCACTAGCAAAATATCAATAATGAACTAGGGCAAAATGATAAGGGTAAAACTACACTTCCTCGAATACGTTAGGTATATATAATATAACACAAGTTTCCAACTTTAGTTAAATACTGTTATACTATCAAGTATCAAATTTATTCAGTCAGTCCCAATTTCcctcaataataacaaaaatacATTACTTTTATAAGATTGCTTCGCAACCCAGAGCTGAAATTAATTACACTCATGGTTCTCCAACTATAAAAAGAAATGCAACGAAATTGCCATGATTCTTTGTTTGTAACGAGAAGCCACTTACTGTTTCATACTTGTTTCTTCTGTTGTCATTTTGACCAGAAATTGACAAAACCAATTGCCAGAGGTTCCACGTGGagaataaagaaaaacaacaaaaattattttctttttcttgcatCCTAATCTTCATGTCAAAATAGTAACCTGATACCCACGTGTCATCTCCGGCAAATGAGTTTACTGATTTCGGGACAAAGGACAAcagaagaaacaaaagtcaAACAGCTAGGAGTTTCTCATTACAAAATAAAGAGTTATGACAATTTTATTCCATTTCTGATAGTTCAAGGACCGTGAATTTTTGTATACCATGCCACCGATGTTACATATATGCCAGATAAGAGAACACGGTTAACTAATCTCGAGTGATATTGGTAAATAATTAAAGATATAACTTAAAGAGTACAAAATCTACAGCAAGGAAAAAGCAGATAGAGTATagcaaatatacataataatatAGTCACAAAAATAAGTTTTACTTACATTTCCAATCTCTCATGAAATCTTGCTGCTGAATAGTTGCAATGTCTCCTCACTCAAACAGCCGAGTATACCCCGGCTTAGGTTGCTTGTATACTTCATATCAGAAATAAGACGCTTATGTGACATAAGACGTTGGGAAAATGTGAATGATGGCAACTCTTGCAAGATCAATCCGCCTTCATCTTCGATCCCGAATACTGGTCTGTTGTTGCTCCCTGTGTCTATGATAACAGATTTTGGCAGTCGAATATCGCTTACTCTGGCAGATGCAATACCGGATTTTGTATACTTGTCACCCTCTCTCTTCAAGTGAAGATTGGAACCCAGTACCCCTTGTCCAATGGTGGCAGAAGGACTGAGTGATGGCTGAGTAACAACCATCTCATTCGGCATTCCGAGCTTCGGACGAAATGTAGCAACAATGTCATCACTACTGTAACAATAAGCAAGGGATATACAAACTCCTTGATCTGCTGTTTCATGAACCAATGATGGTCTTCATAAATGAAAGGGAATCTTGTTAGAAAGTGAAAACAGCCTGTAAgtatagttattaaaggcgcaaggggggtcctggagccttggcgcaagaTGCACTAAAAGAATAAAAGTATAGAAAATCATAAATGatcatatttaaaatataaaaaatgacatTCTAAAATCAAAATGCAATAAATACTAAATCATGACAATATTCTTAATTATAAGGTCTAACATAAAATAAACCTCGTATTGTAAAGTTCAAGTGTTTAATTAAATAGTAAATCCTAAGTTGAACAATTGCTTCAACTTCAAGTTCTTCTGGTGTTGTctgcttttctcttttcttttcttttttttcgttgtctgcttcttctttctctccttTTTTTCCTCATTATGGTGCCTGCGTTTCTTCAAAGTTTGTGTtcttttttgttgtttattttggaCACTAGATGTATCTAAGCCAATGATGGGGATTAAACATGTATCTAACTCTTTTAAAACCCTTAAAAAAACAATCTGACAAATAGGCGCACCTCTTATAACCATGGCTAGGTGCAGCTTGGCAATTGCCTGTGCCACCTGAACCAGTCATTATATCCTTACCATTAATCATACTTTAAtgagtatttgaaaaaaaaatgaatcaaATTTATGTAATTCAGTCTGGATAGTTATATAACAACCATataggataatttagcaaatTCTATGCTTTATGAACCACAAAATACAGTTTGTCTCTTAGTCGGGAAAAGACATGATATAGGTAAAATTGAACTGCTCCCTCCGTTTTTTATTACATGACTTTTTAGGTTCATCAATTTCTTTTTCTATACAACGTTATATACTACCTATGCACTTTTCGACATTTTTTTCCCTCAAATTTTACCCTTATTTATACTAAgaaaaaggtttagaattaatGCAAACAACCCTATAATTAAGCCCTAATAACTAGGAAAAAAGATAATTTTGGCATGGAAAGTAGAGTTTCAGGAGAGGTTTTAGGAGAAGTATTAATAGTTTATtgattctaataaaaaaaaccttaaacaACATGAAAAAGAGAGGGAGTAATAATTTCCAACCTTTCTTCAGTGTGGCCAAAGTTCCACTCACAGATGCCTATAGAAGAAGCAGATAACAATGTTCTAACTCCAGAAGAAGAGCTACTTTGAAGAGATCGTACGGTATGGATTGGGTTTCTCGTAAGCCCAGGCCTGGATTCCAATGGACTCCCCGTTTGGCGCACATCAAAAGCCAAAAGTGAGCCGTTCTGCAAGGTGGGAAAACAAGTCAAAATTTCAATGTATGCTTGCTGAGACAATCATGATAAACATTATTAACTTAAGGGTAGGACCTGTAGCCCAGCATATATGTGATTTGAGCTGTTAAGATCCCAGGAGCATGACCAAGCAGCAGCCTGTAAAAGCAGATGAAATCAGTAAAATACTAGATAGCATCTATGTTACACAAGAACTTTTATTTTATAGCTATTACATTTccgtaaaattaaaaaaaaaaaaaaaagaaattgtcTCTTATTTGAAAACTCGTTTCTTAGGATGTATTGTGTTTTCAAAAGTGGATCGATGCTAATTACATATTCAGTAAAATCCTATTTCAGAAtgaaaaattctcttttttccCTCTACTATATGACTTGTATGCAACTTTcttaagggaaaagtacaaataaAACCTTTGTGGTTTCATGGATTTGCAAATAGAGGAATatggttttatttttttgcaaaaGAGGGCATGTGTTTACCCAGTTAACACAAAAGAAGGAATTTGACTACCAGTTAACACAAAAGAAGGAatttgactaacggtgttagtCTATGATGATGTGGCGTGTTGACTTTGATGACGTTGCTGATGTGGCATGTTGACTTGATGATGTGTCAAACGGTGTTATTCAAATTCCTTGTTTCGCTAAATGTGTAAAGCACATACCCTCATttgcaaaaaaacaaaaaaaaaaaatacgttTCTCTATATTTGCAAATCAATGAAACCACAAGAATTTTATTCATActtttccatttttttaatgtttataaagggcggcccggtgcactacgcgtccccgctaagcgagggttcGGGGAGgagtcccaccacaagggtgtattgggggcaagccttcccctaccaatttttggcaagaggccgctcctaagactcgaattACCATTgtgccaaggctcgccctcttttttaatgtgtatatatatatataattaaacatGCAtccttataaattctatatcttGATTATTTACATGTTTCCCCACCTTCCGTTtcctatattttttataaacaaaTTACGAGCAATAACTCAAAGTAGGAGACATGTTCTGACTTATGAGGTAGGCAGTAACACAGATTTCCCAATAAGCAAACAAACATCAAGACATGTTCCCCTGTGTATGAAAACACTGAACTAAAAAAATATGGTGGCACGATATTAGTAAAAGGAGTTTTACATTAGACAATTAAACTAGAACTATCAACAGTAATTACCGATCAAGATTCAAGACAGGCAGACAGACGTGACACTGTAGCCAGTATATATTCTAAAAGCTTGAGGTTTACTTTCTGATTCCAGGCCACAAGTGAAAGTTCAAACCTATTGACAATAATAGCTAATAATTATATCTAATTTCTACAAGGTACATTTATAAATTTACAACAGCAGTAATAGTTATTTCTAATTTCTTTCTGATACATTTAGTAATTCCTTTATGTTATTTTTAGGAATATTCAAACCCAGACATGCAGCGACCATGACATAAGCAAAACCATTGTAGCAGAGAACGGTTCAAAAAATCCTACCACAGTTTGTGAATCCATCTAAAGAGGAATAATCTTAACATAATATCAAGGGAAGTCGTTCAGAACCGTAGGGGGGAAAAACACTTACTGGTAAATCATATGAAAGGATGACACTGTTGCTTTCCGAACTGTAGCAAACAATAGCAAGAGGTAGGGGTTCATGGtattgtggaattaaaaacacagaAAGAAGAACTTCATATATTACCAGTAGCAATACCTGAGAACTGATAATTTCTTGCCTAAGGAAGCACAGAGTGCATGACCTCTATTGAAGGGAGATATTTGTAGGTCCTTTATGATTTTCATGCTAGAAGGAAAAAATATATCTTCACTTTCATGGGGAGGCAGCAAGTTCAACTGCCAGATATACGTTTGAAAGTAGGATAGTTAGGTTTCAAATAAAAATCTTTTTAATGACATTAAAACCTTTCAAGTTGCAGCATAGAAACATTACTTTTGTAAGAACATGTGACCCACCAATCTTTGGAAGCCTTCGAACTAGTAATACCATTTGGCCAACTGCATCTATATCAAATAGAGATGCTCCCTCCACCTGCAACTCTCCCTGTGATGATTAAAAGTCAAGTCGTTAATGTTAAATTGAAAGTATAATAAGATGAGATTAAATGAAGTCAAACAAAACAATAGGGTGAAAGTCAATGTAGAGAACAGAATTCTTTCTACAGAGACATCCCAAAACAATAATGTTAAGTCACAGTTTTATGCTCCGACATAAAAGAAGGGTTCTGCAATGACATACAATAGAAGGAAACTCTATATTTACAGATGAAGACCATTTCAAAAGAAAATGATATTTCAGAAGAATCAGTAACAATGAAGCACAGGATCAAAATATTTCAATATGCGGGAAAGCCTGTTACACTGGGGACAACAGGAAATATTTATGTCAAATCTTTCCAAAGAAGAATAATAGACATACTTTACAACATAAGTGGTACTGAAAGTATAAACTATGTGCAGAAGAAAACTTATAGTAATTTGTATCAACACTCCACTTAGCTGCCAGATAAAATCGAGGAGCTCACAAGCAAATTAtgtgttaattaaaaaaattgttatcACCATAACAAAGGAAAGCTCATAAATGACTCGTGCAATCTTCAATTCAGTGAATAAGGACATGGTTTTTATAATGgtatttgcaaactttattgTACACATTAATCATGgtttaaagaaaaaaagtaaaaacaaaggttaagaaAAGGGGcaggaaaaaaaaacaagagTTCGAACAGAAAAGTTAAAAGAGAAAGCATCCGCACCTCTGATACAAAACTGCAAGAAGAACCTTGTCTGCAGAACTTGGAGTTTATATTTTCTGAAAACAATATATAGATCTAAGTTATTCCAGAGGGACAGGAAAACTACTTGGTTTAATTTTTCCAGTATTTAAAGCAGAAAGGTTAATCTCAAAAAGGATAAGGAGACAAAGAGGCTAGGAAAGTAAAGGCATCAACATCACAAACTCATTGATCTGTAACCACTAAATGGTAAGTAACAACCATAGACCAGCTTTGGAAAAAACAGTAAGGACAAATACAGATCATTTATCTGAAGAATAATCGCTCAATATAGATTTTTCCAATAGTTCCTACCAGCAGCGTTAGAAATAATTGACCTGCTCTGTAAGTCTCCTAATAAATGCTCCAAACATGTTGTCCTCTGCAAAGTCAAAAGTTTAAATATATCAGTAATGAACAGAAGCAAACACATAAGTAAACAAAATACTTCGAATTTCCAACCATAAGATCTAATTAATCTTAATTCTACACACAATATCAATCCTAAAGAATGAGTTAGTTTCTTAATCTTGATTGTAAACTTTGAGATGCAAATGCATTTTGAACTAGTAATTCATAAAACTTGATGAAACAAAGGACTATTCATAAAGGAACCTAAACAGCCAGTAATAAGACCAAGACATTCAGCATCATAGTATGTGAATCTGAGGATTCACTTTAAGAAGGTGAAATTCAAAAGGGAAACATAATTTAGGCTTTAGCATACCTCTGCAAGCTGCTTAACTTTATGGTTCAACTCAGCTTCCCTCTTTAGCCATTCACTTTCTTTTCTAGATGAATCAGCATTCTGTGTGCAGAAGTATAAGATCATATCATATGTATTTATTCTAGCAGACATTACAAAACACCAAAAAATAAAACCTCATTATTAGTGTAACCCTCTTTCTTTTTCTAGAGTAAACAATATTGCAAACTCTCATACAGCCCCACATGAATGGAAGcaacaaatttaaaaaaaaaaaaaatcaaaatctaaGGACAAAGCAgttctttttataaaaaaaaattgaaaaaaaaaaatattgcaaTTATCTATTTATATTATGTCAGCAGATATTCCTACCTTCTTCTCAAGAAAAGCACATTTAACCTCCAGAGATCGAATTGTCTGCAAAAAAGGTCATCAACTCTACATATTTATACTGTCAATTTCCTGAAAGAATGTAAAGCTTGAGACTACTGGCAGTACCTTCTGTGATTCGTTATCAACCACAACAATCCTCGGAGCAAAGAGTTTCCTCACATCTTTTAACGAGCATTTCCTGTTACATTGAGGACACTAAAATGGAAGGAAAGAACATTAAGTAAAAATGGACAGACTGAGTCTTAAAATATTCATCAAAAGTAAACACATTAACAAATACCTTGGCCGAACTTCTCTTTTGTTTCAGCCATTTACTGATGCAACTCAATCCATAAAGATGCCCGCAAGGAAGACAACTACACACTCAAATACAATTATACAATTAACAGGTGATTTCACAGTTCCAAAGCCAAATAACAGGAAACAAAATTCCTAGAAACTAAGATTTCGAAAACCTCAAAGACAATGCAAAGAGATGAAGGAACGAAAATGCACCAGATATGATGATCTCCCTCATTGGTCCAAGCATCCATACAAATAGGGCAAAAGAGGCCGTCAATTTCAATCGGATTACATTCTTTCCCCTGAGAACACTCG includes these proteins:
- the LOC136210042 gene encoding uncharacterized protein, whose amino-acid sequence is MEEPYNSDEDNEYNIIYEMDEDAENESETEEEEEEEERGEEEYIPVVNSHRVSSNIGLNSGRDSVEEGRSKRSRVEQGGGGGRETLIGDENAECSQGKECNPIEIDGLFCPICMDAWTNEGDHHICCLPCGHLYGLSCISKWLKQKRSSAKCPQCNRKCSLKDVRKLFAPRIVVVDNESQKTIRSLEVKCAFLEKKNADSSRKESEWLKREAELNHKVKQLAERTTCLEHLLGDLQSRSIISNAAENINSKFCRQGSSCSFVSEGELQVEGASLFDIDAVGQMVLLVRRLPKIGGSHVLTKLNLLPPHESEDIFFPSSMKIIKDLQISPFNRGHALCASLGKKLSVLSSESNSVILSYDLPAAAWSCSWDLNSSNHIYAGLQNGSLLAFDVRQTGSPLESRPGLTRNPIHTVRSLQSSSSSGVRTLLSASSIGICEWNFGHTEERPSLVHETADQGVCISLAYCYSSDDIVATFRPKLGMPNEMVVTQPSLSPSATIGQGVLGSNLHLKREGDKYTKSGIASARVSDIRLPKSVIIDTGSNNRPVFGIEDEGGLILQELPSFTFSQRLMSHKRLISDMKYTSNLSRGILGCLSEETLQLFSSKIS